From the genome of Hymenobacter cellulosilyticus, one region includes:
- a CDS encoding ABC transporter ATP-binding protein — protein sequence MGLASLVPIMVVAGEPNGIQKNKYFNWLFHTLNFESERGFLLFLIVGIFVFFLLKNAFSVWINYIQTKFTAEVGLHIIETQLEKYLNFPFWHFNDYGSASLVNSSIQVPSTYVNMVMRPLFIFFSELAIILVIVIGIMVYQPLLLAILVVVLAPTTWLTYRVLRTRSQYIGNRINDLNPISFATINDLFTGFVELRLANKQRRFRDQLLESQREIRKLDAEAYLYSLIPLRIIEMVAILGVVTIFLYSLFFANNSANLIALVGLFAAAAYRLMPSVNRILMSMVQIKQSQYAIENLENFRTSEYNEQVPEQQLPLTFNKSLELDHLSFAFPKEDRLVLQEVTLKIRKGEKIGFIGSSGSGKTTLMNVLLRFYTEQHGKILVDGQPLTAQHLQAWHSIIGYVKQDTFLMQASIKDNITLGDPVVDEARLQYAIEQASLQNFIQGLPLGADTLIGERGSKLSGGQRQRIGIARAMYKRTEILMLDEATSALDNETEREVNEAINKLSQTDMTILIIAHRITTLRECDRIYELNQGRIVAEHQYADLAHTIV from the coding sequence ATGGGCCTGGCCTCGCTGGTCCCTATTATGGTAGTCGCCGGTGAGCCTAATGGTATTCAAAAGAACAAATACTTCAACTGGCTTTTCCACACGCTAAACTTTGAATCGGAGCGGGGGTTTCTGCTGTTTCTGATTGTCGGTATTTTCGTATTCTTTCTGCTAAAGAATGCTTTTTCCGTTTGGATAAACTATATCCAGACCAAGTTTACCGCCGAGGTCGGATTGCACATTATTGAAACTCAGCTGGAAAAATATCTGAATTTTCCTTTCTGGCATTTCAACGACTACGGCTCGGCTAGCTTGGTAAATAGTTCAATTCAGGTACCGAGCACGTATGTGAACATGGTGATGCGGCCATTGTTCATCTTCTTTTCGGAACTGGCCATCATCCTGGTTATCGTAATTGGTATTATGGTATACCAGCCGTTGCTGCTGGCCATACTGGTAGTGGTGCTGGCGCCTACTACCTGGCTGACGTACCGCGTGCTGCGCACCCGCTCCCAGTATATTGGCAACCGGATCAATGACTTGAATCCTATATCGTTTGCCACGATCAACGATTTGTTTACTGGCTTTGTCGAGCTGCGGCTGGCCAACAAGCAGCGCCGTTTCCGGGACCAGTTGCTGGAAAGCCAGCGCGAAATCCGGAAGCTTGACGCGGAGGCTTACTTGTATTCGCTGATTCCGCTGCGCATCATTGAGATGGTCGCCATCCTGGGCGTTGTTACCATCTTTCTGTATTCCCTGTTTTTTGCCAACAACTCGGCCAACCTTATTGCCCTGGTAGGCCTGTTTGCAGCGGCGGCATACCGGTTGATGCCCTCCGTAAACCGGATTCTGATGTCGATGGTGCAAATCAAGCAGAGCCAATATGCCATTGAGAATCTCGAGAATTTCCGGACCAGTGAGTATAATGAGCAAGTGCCCGAACAGCAGTTGCCGCTCACGTTCAATAAGTCGTTAGAGCTGGATCATCTCTCATTTGCCTTCCCCAAGGAAGACCGGCTGGTGCTGCAGGAAGTCACGCTCAAGATTCGAAAAGGGGAGAAGATCGGGTTTATCGGCAGCTCGGGCTCGGGCAAAACGACGCTGATGAACGTGCTGCTACGCTTCTATACCGAGCAGCACGGAAAAATATTGGTCGATGGGCAGCCGCTTACGGCCCAGCACCTGCAAGCCTGGCACAGCATCATTGGCTACGTCAAGCAGGATACGTTCCTGATGCAAGCCTCCATTAAGGACAATATCACCCTGGGCGACCCTGTAGTAGATGAGGCACGCTTGCAGTACGCCATTGAGCAGGCCTCTTTGCAAAACTTTATTCAGGGCTTGCCGTTAGGCGCCGATACGCTTATCGGTGAGCGAGGTTCCAAGCTCTCGGGCGGGCAGCGCCAGCGAATCGGCATTGCCCGCGCTATGTACAAGCGTACCGAAATCCTGATGCTGGACGAGGCTACCAGCGCCCTCGACAACGAAACCGAACGGGAAGTGAACGAGGCTATCAACAAGCTTTCCCAGACGGATATGACCATTCTCATCATTGCGCACCGCATCACCACGCTACGAGAGTGTGACCGTATCTACGAGTTGAATCAAGGTCGTATCGTGGCTGAACACCAGTACGCCGACCTCGCCCACACCATCGTATAA
- a CDS encoding glycosyltransferase family 2 protein: MPKLSVIIPCYFNEGNIPVTAQALIANEAGFPAGVTFEYVMVDDGSGDNTVRELHRFRDQYPDRVQVVELVSNVGSYNAIVAGMAHATGDCMAIITADMQDPPELMVQMYEFWQKGVKLVIGNRQDREETGLQKWFANLFHKTMKKVALSNIPDGGFDFVFFDRQVCDEVVRLQERNSNIFYLMVWLGFPYVNIPYVRRKREIGKSRWTLQKKIKLFIDSILSFSFFPIRMISILGMILGGVALLYGLYILVMKALGNINAAGWTTLMVVVLFVSAFQMVALGIIGEYVWRGLDASRQRPLYVVKKISGGSQ; the protein is encoded by the coding sequence ATGCCCAAGCTCTCAGTTATTATTCCCTGTTACTTCAACGAAGGCAACATTCCGGTAACGGCCCAGGCGCTTATTGCCAACGAAGCGGGCTTTCCGGCCGGAGTAACCTTCGAATACGTGATGGTTGATGATGGCTCCGGCGACAACACCGTGCGCGAGCTGCACCGCTTCCGCGACCAGTACCCCGACCGGGTGCAGGTGGTGGAGCTGGTCAGCAATGTGGGCTCCTACAACGCCATTGTAGCCGGCATGGCCCATGCCACCGGCGACTGTATGGCCATCATTACGGCCGATATGCAGGACCCGCCCGAACTGATGGTGCAGATGTATGAGTTCTGGCAGAAAGGCGTCAAGCTGGTCATCGGTAACCGACAGGACCGGGAAGAAACCGGGTTGCAGAAGTGGTTTGCCAACCTGTTTCATAAGACGATGAAGAAAGTTGCCCTGTCCAACATTCCGGATGGTGGCTTCGACTTCGTGTTCTTCGACCGGCAGGTGTGCGACGAGGTGGTACGGCTGCAGGAGCGCAACAGCAACATCTTTTACCTGATGGTGTGGCTGGGCTTTCCCTACGTCAACATTCCTTATGTGCGCCGCAAGCGCGAAATCGGCAAGTCGCGCTGGACCCTGCAGAAGAAGATCAAGCTGTTCATCGACTCGATTCTGTCCTTTTCCTTCTTCCCGATTCGCATGATTTCCATCTTGGGTATGATCCTGGGAGGAGTGGCCCTGCTGTATGGGCTCTACATTCTGGTTATGAAGGCCCTGGGCAACATCAACGCGGCGGGCTGGACCACGCTGATGGTCGTGGTGCTCTTCGTTTCGGCCTTTCAGATGGTGGCTCTGGGCATTATCGGCGAGTACGTGTGGCGCGGGTTGGATGCGTCCCGTCAGCGGCCCTTATATGTAGTCAAGAAAATATCGGGAGGCAGCCAGTAA